The following are encoded together in the Osmia lignaria lignaria isolate PbOS001 chromosome 13, iyOsmLign1, whole genome shotgun sequence genome:
- the IP3K2 gene encoding inositol 1,4,5-triphosphate kinase 2 isoform X4, giving the protein MQKTYDRITIPKIVVCSKASVDERVDSGEDCERRSLNQRKMIRSRNRRHSRRFSTSIVDRRSPSSSRSPSPSFTRSQSHTETSNDDHDPENDQNTFPNESNTVETIPLKKNGFLDKTDKKEDGNERTRIKIDHVNDLKSSGKDSTDCTSRHSRCCRCSKGQNNGEENRSGYQQYLQLLQVPQNNLEWGEGSGDDLSSEWESDHTDRSNERTIPKSSGWRKLRNIVHWTPFFQTYKKQRYPWVQLAGHQGNFRAGPTPGTILKKLCPQEEACFRLLMNDVLRPYVPEFKGVLDLKEAEEGNAEETESAETLQKDGTGGDAINKRTVVSSYLQLQDLLGDFEHPCVMDCKVGVRTYLESELAKAKERPKLRKDMYEKMVQVDPSAPSAEERRVQGVTKPRYMVWRETISSTATLGFRVEGIKLAHGGSSKDFKTTRTREQVTEALRRFVEGYPHAVPKYIQRLKAIRATLKASPFFASHEVVGSSLLFVHDAKNAGIWMIDFAKTLPLPHHLPRIHHDAEWQVGNHEDGYLIGVNNLIDIFQDIWNSEET; this is encoded by the exons ATGCAAAAGACTTACGATAGGATAACGATACCAAAGATAGTGGTATGCTCTAAAGCAAGCGTCGACGAGCGAGTGGACAGCGGTGAGGATTGCGAGAGAAGGTCATTGAACCAAAGGAAAATGATCAGATCACGAAATAGAAGGCACTCGAGGCGATTCTCCACGTCGATCGTTGATCGTCGATCACCATCCTCTTCTCGTAGCCCGTCGCCATCGTTTACCAGATCTCAATCGCACACCGAAACGTCCAACGACGATCATGACCCTGAAAATGATCAAAACACGTTCCCCAATGAGAGTAACACCGTTGAAACAATACCGTTGAAGAAGAACGGTTTCTTGGATAAAACGGACAAGAAAGAAGACGGTAATGAGAGAACGAGAATTAAGATTGATCATGTGAATGACCTTAAGTCCTCCGGCAAAGACAGCACCGATTGTACGAGCAGGCATTCCAGATGCTGTAGGTGCAGCAAAGGTCAGAATAACGGAGAGGAGAATCGTTCGGGATACCAACAGTATCTTCAACTACTCCAAGTGCCACAGAATAATCTGGAATGGGGAGAGGGCAGCGGTGATGACCTCAGTTCTGAGTGGGAGTCTGACCATACGGATAGGTCTAACGAGCGTACAATCCCGAAG TCTTCTGGCTGGAGAAAACTTAGGAACATCGTTCACTGGACACCATTCTTCCAGACCTACAAGAAACAACGGTATCCCTGG GTACAATTAGCAGGGCACCAAGGAAACTTCAGAGCAGGACCAACGCCAGGGACGATTTTAAAGAAACTCTGCCCCCAGGAGGAAGCTTGTTTTCGTTTGTTGATGAACGACGTGTTGAGGCCTTATGTGCCGGAGTTTAAAGGTGTATTGGACCTGAAGGAAGCAGAAGAAGGTAACGCCGAGGAGACTGAGTCAGCAGAGACGCTTCAAAAGGACGGTACCGGCGGAGACGCTATAAACAAAAGGACAGTGGTATCCTCTTACTTGCAACTCCAGGATCTCCTCGGTGACTTTGAACATCCCTGCGTGATGGATTGCAAGGTCGGCGTCAGGACGTATCTCGAGTCGGAGCTTGCCAAAGCCAAGGAAAGACCTAAG TTACGAAAAGACATGTACGAAAAAATGGTACAAGTGGACCCAAGCGCACCGAGTGCCGAGGAACGTCGCGTGCAAGGGGTGACAAAACCAAGGTACATGGTATGGCGAGAAACGATATCCAGCACTGCCACTCTGGGTTTTCGCGTTGAGGGTATTAAACTTGCTCATGGAGGCTCGTCGAAGGACTTCAAAACGACTAGAACTCGAGAACAG GTGACAGAAGCGTTGAGACGATTCGTGGAAGGTTATCCGCACGCAGTACCCAAATATATTCAGCGTCTGAAAGCGATCCGAGCCACGTTGAAGGCGTCGCCGTTCTTTGCTTCCCACGAGGTAGTTGGATCTAGCTTACTATTCGTTCATGACGCCAAAAACGCTGGCATATGGATGATAGATTTTGCAAAAACATTACCTCTGCCTCACCACTTGCCACGTATTCATCACGACGCTGAATGGCAAGTGGGAAACCATGAAGATGGCTACTTGATAGGCGTGAACAATCTGAtagacatattccaagatatatGGAACTCTGAAGAAACATAA